In Candidatus Manganitrophus morganii, the genomic window GAAAGGTGGATCATGATATCATCTAAGCCGCTCACCTTCACCTCGCTTTTGGCGAGGCCGACCTTCTTGATGAACTTGTCCTTGAGCCCTTCCTTCATCCGCGGCTCCGGCAGGAGAGGCTTGATCACATGATGCGCCGAGACCTTCCCGTAGCCGATGGCGACGAAGAGCTCCTCGATCGTCCGAATGCCCTGCTCCTTGAGGCCCGTTAAGATTTGATCCGATTTGAGGACCTCCGACGGGCTGAGGTTCTCCTTTCGCAGCTCCCGTTCTAGAATCTTTTTGCCGATATCCAAGCTCCGGGCCCGCTCCTCTTCTTTAATGAGGTGTTTGATCTTTGCCTTCGCCTTGGAGGTCTTGACGATCTTCAGCCAATCTTTGCTTGGCACGTGCGTCGGCGAAGTGAGAATTTCGACCGCATCCCCACTCTTCAGCTGATACCGAAGCGGGACGATCTTTCCATTCACCTTCGCTCCGACGCAATGATTGCCGACCTCCGTGTGGATGGCATAGGCGAAATCGATCGGGGTCGCTCCCTTGACCAGCTCTTTCACATCTCCTTTCGGGCTGAAGATATAGACCACATCGGTGAAGAGATCGGTTTTCACCGAATCCATGAACTGCCGCGTATCGGAGAGCTCCTGCTGCCACTCGACGAGCTGCCGAAGCCAGGCGAAGGTCCGTTCATCCTTCGGATTGAGCGTCCCCCCCTCCTTGTAAGTCCAGTGCGAGGCGATCCCTTCCTCCGCAATCCGATGCATCTCTTCCGTCCGGATCTGGAATTCGACATGCCGCCCCTCCGGGCCGACGACGGTCGTATGGAGCGACTGATAGAGATTCGACTTCGGGATGGCGATGTAATCCTTAAACCGCCCCGGCACCGGCCGCCAAAGGGAGTGGATGAGACCGAGAATGGCATAACAATTCATCTTGTTGTCGGTGATGATTCGAATCCCCATGAGGTCGTAGACCTCTTCAAAAGGGATCGCCCGCTTCTCCATCTTGTGATAAATTCCGAAGAGATGTTTGTACCGTCCGGTGACTTTGCAGGTGAAGCGGTTTTCCGCCAGCTCTTTCTGAACCGCCTCAACGACCGACTCCATATATTTTTCCCGCTCTTCACGGCCGGTCTTCACCTTTTTGACGAGCGAGAGATAAATATCGGGCTTCAAATATCGAAGACAGAGATCTTCCAACTCCGACTTGATCCAGCCGATCCCGAGCCGATTCGCCAGCGGAGCATAGATCTCAAGCGTCTCTTGAGCGATCCGCTCCCGTTTTTCTTCGGCCAGCGCATCGAGGGTTCGCATATTGTGGAGGCGGTCGGCCAGTTTGATCAGGATGACCCGG contains:
- a CDS encoding bifunctional (p)ppGpp synthetase/guanosine-3',5'-bis(diphosphate) 3'-pyrophosphohydrolase — protein: MLNRLIFKERPAKKLTLEDIVRQIHAYAPQADVSPLRKAYAFSEKAHAGQLRQSGEPFLQHPLEVANLLTELKLDVPSIVAGLLHDVVEDTFHTKEELTREFGEDIAAMVDGVTKIGKIEFRSVQEKQAENFRKMIVSMAEDIRVILIKLADRLHNMRTLDALAEEKRERIAQETLEIYAPLANRLGIGWIKSELEDLCLRYLKPDIYLSLVKKVKTGREEREKYMESVVEAVQKELAENRFTCKVTGRYKHLFGIYHKMEKRAIPFEEVYDLMGIRIITDNKMNCYAILGLIHSLWRPVPGRFKDYIAIPKSNLYQSLHTTVVGPEGRHVEFQIRTEEMHRIAEEGIASHWTYKEGGTLNPKDERTFAWLRQLVEWQQELSDTRQFMDSVKTDLFTDVVYIFSPKGDVKELVKGATPIDFAYAIHTEVGNHCVGAKVNGKIVPLRYQLKSGDAVEILTSPTHVPSKDWLKIVKTSKAKAKIKHLIKEEERARSLDIGKKILERELRKENLSPSEVLKSDQILTGLKEQGIRTIEELFVAIGYGKVSAHHVIKPLLPEPRMKEGLKDKFIKKVGLAKSEVKVSGLDDIMIHLSKCCNPVPGDQIIGFITRGRGLSIHTVDCPNIDELDYDKDRLVEVDWDKRIAATHPVDISVLTLDRPGLLASVSASIAGAGANISQAEIITTEDKKATLHFVIDITDTKHLEKVLKSIEKVEGVLQARRVRKG